Proteins encoded together in one Entomobacter blattae window:
- a CDS encoding OsmC family protein, which translates to MKKTASAQWHGNLKDGKGTISTQSGALSNAPYGFKARFEEGPGTNPEELIGAAHAGCFTMAFSLFLQEAGYTADTLDTKAEVTLEKDSNGFTITAIHLTLIGKVPGLQEAEFKKLAETAKENCPVSKLFNAKITLSATLQG; encoded by the coding sequence ATGAAAAAAACAGCTTCTGCCCAATGGCATGGCAACCTTAAAGACGGAAAAGGCACCATTTCCACCCAAAGTGGTGCACTTTCCAATGCTCCTTATGGGTTTAAGGCCCGTTTTGAAGAAGGTCCAGGGACAAACCCTGAAGAACTGATAGGAGCTGCTCATGCTGGCTGCTTCACCATGGCCTTTTCCTTGTTTTTGCAAGAGGCCGGCTATACGGCAGACACCCTAGACACCAAAGCAGAAGTAACCTTAGAAAAGGACAGTAACGGATTTACCATTACAGCTATTCATCTGACCCTCATCGGCAAAGTGCCAGGCTTACAAGAAGCCGAGTTTAAGAAACTGGCTGAAACTGCCAAAGAAAACTGCCCCGTCTCTAAACTTTTTAACGCCAAAATTACCCTTTCTGCCACTCTACAAGGGTAG
- a CDS encoding chaperone modulator CbpM, which yields MITIEALCGRVSGLNPSEIERWVDNHWVRPDGVSGHYMFCEIDEARVRLIRDLRDDMGVHEEHISLILSLVDQLYSARRQINYLRRAITTDDLPELKSMLRGLLEK from the coding sequence TTGATTACAATTGAAGCATTATGTGGGCGTGTTTCTGGCCTTAACCCATCAGAGATTGAACGTTGGGTAGACAATCACTGGGTGCGTCCAGATGGGGTTTCGGGCCATTATATGTTTTGCGAAATTGATGAAGCCCGGGTGCGCCTTATTCGTGATTTACGCGACGATATGGGGGTTCATGAAGAGCATATTTCCCTTATCCTTTCCCTGGTTGACCAGCTCTATTCAGCCCGCCGGCAGATTAACTATCTCCGCAGGGCCATAACAACCGATGACTTGCCTGAGCTGAAATCGATGTTGCGGGGTCTCCTCGAAAAATAG
- a CDS encoding oxidoreductase, which yields MPFPVRTALMGYGYAGSTFHAPLLLSTKALSLDLILSSKSQTLSDLFSSMGVKTTSREEDIYQNPEIDLVVIATPNNTHAALCQKALESGKHVVVDKPFTLTGAEARKLTALAKEKELILSVFQNRRWDSDFLTLSQAVKDIDLGTIVEFRSEMSRFRPQVRDRWREHPTPGGGLWYDLAPHLLDQTLCLFGLPQSIFVTLQTQRPSASTTDWFNALLTYPNRIAILEASMLAADPACRMLLRGSKGALFKQFGDRQETMLLEKTPLSDPLWGVDPDPMLYFSKEEKTPQRLTPLPGHYQAYYANIAAAINTTTSPVVSADQASSLMVLLEAGLLSAQNGKAVTPSYTPDEQKTWHPLLK from the coding sequence ATGCCTTTTCCTGTTCGTACTGCTCTGATGGGTTACGGATATGCCGGCAGCACATTTCATGCCCCTCTTCTTTTATCCACCAAGGCTCTTTCGCTTGACCTTATCCTTTCCAGCAAAAGCCAAACCCTATCAGACCTCTTTTCTTCCATGGGCGTCAAAACCACTTCCCGTGAAGAGGATATCTACCAAAATCCCGAAATCGATCTAGTCGTCATAGCAACACCCAATAATACCCATGCTGCCCTTTGCCAGAAAGCATTAGAAAGTGGCAAGCATGTTGTTGTCGATAAACCCTTTACCCTTACAGGGGCAGAAGCAAGAAAACTCACCGCCCTTGCCAAGGAAAAGGAGCTTATCCTCTCTGTTTTTCAGAATCGTCGATGGGATAGTGACTTTCTCACCCTCTCCCAAGCCGTGAAGGATATTGATCTGGGAACCATTGTTGAGTTTCGCTCCGAAATGAGCCGTTTTCGCCCCCAAGTTCGTGACCGATGGCGCGAACATCCTACCCCAGGGGGCGGGCTGTGGTATGATTTAGCACCCCATCTGCTGGATCAGACCTTATGCTTGTTTGGCTTACCCCAGTCCATTTTTGTCACTTTACAAACCCAACGCCCCTCAGCATCGACAACAGACTGGTTTAACGCTCTCCTCACCTATCCTAACCGTATAGCCATTTTAGAAGCCAGCATGCTCGCCGCCGACCCAGCTTGCCGCATGCTCCTGCGAGGAAGTAAGGGCGCCTTGTTCAAACAGTTTGGCGACAGACAGGAAACCATGCTTCTTGAAAAAACGCCCCTTTCTGATCCCCTTTGGGGCGTAGATCCCGACCCCATGCTGTATTTCAGCAAAGAGGAGAAAACGCCCCAACGCCTTACCCCCTTACCTGGGCACTATCAAGCCTATTATGCCAATATTGCAGCAGCCATCAACACAACCACCTCTCCTGTGGTGAGTGCTGATCAGGCCTCTTCTCTCATGGTCCTTTTAGAAGCAGGGCTTCTTTCCGCCCAGAACGGCAAGGCTGTTACACCTTCCTATACACCAGATGAGCAAAAGACCTGGCACCCCTTGCTGAAGTAA
- a CDS encoding DnaJ C-terminal domain-containing protein: MSQDPYKILGVEKTASEAEIRKAYRALAKKYHPDLNPDNKEMEEKFKAIGEAHALLSDKEKRARYDRGEIDASGQETPFGRGYGGGSYRDFAEGAQGFRYSHGGGPEEAFSHAYSEADLGDIFKDLFSQGGGRRQRRGPAKGSDASYALSIPLLDAINGGTSRITLPNGSTLDVKIPPGIQEGQVLRLRGKGAPGFQGGEDGDALITISIKPDAVYTREGNDVRMTQDIDLKTAVLGGSISVRTPSGEVNLTVPPHSDSGKVLRLRGRGVKAHGGQEDGNLYVVLQVVIGKTNPQLEDFLKNWSP, encoded by the coding sequence ATGAGCCAGGATCCTTATAAAATACTCGGAGTGGAGAAAACAGCCAGCGAGGCTGAGATCCGCAAGGCCTATCGGGCCCTGGCCAAGAAATATCATCCAGACCTTAACCCCGATAATAAGGAAATGGAAGAGAAGTTTAAGGCCATTGGGGAAGCCCATGCCCTTCTTTCCGATAAAGAGAAAAGGGCCCGCTATGACAGGGGTGAGATTGATGCCTCTGGCCAGGAAACGCCTTTCGGGCGGGGGTATGGTGGGGGATCGTATCGGGATTTTGCCGAAGGCGCGCAAGGGTTTCGCTATAGCCATGGTGGGGGGCCAGAAGAAGCTTTCTCCCATGCCTATTCAGAGGCAGATCTGGGCGATATTTTCAAAGATCTTTTCTCTCAAGGGGGTGGGCGCAGGCAAAGGCGGGGCCCAGCTAAGGGAAGTGATGCGTCTTATGCGTTGAGTATCCCTCTTTTGGATGCCATTAATGGTGGAACATCGCGTATTACCTTGCCCAATGGTTCAACCCTGGATGTTAAGATCCCTCCTGGCATTCAAGAGGGGCAGGTGCTTCGTTTGCGGGGCAAGGGCGCGCCAGGTTTTCAAGGAGGCGAAGATGGAGACGCCCTGATTACCATTTCGATTAAGCCTGATGCCGTTTACACCCGAGAGGGGAATGATGTGCGCATGACACAGGATATTGATTTAAAAACTGCCGTTTTGGGGGGCAGCATTTCCGTAAGAACGCCCTCTGGCGAGGTTAACCTTACTGTTCCGCCCCATTCTGATTCGGGCAAAGTGTTGCGGCTGCGTGGGCGTGGGGTTAAGGCCCATGGTGGGCAGGAAGATGGCAACCTTTATGTGGTTCTTCAAGTTGTCATTGGTAAGACTAATCCACAGCTTGAAGATTTTTTAAAAAACTGGTCACCTTGA